The genomic DNA CCGACGACGAGCCGCCGGGAATGCGCGCCACCTGCTTGTCCGCCGGGTTCACCGGCGTGCCGAAATGCGGGTTGATGCCCACGCCGGAGAAAGCGAACTCCGTCATGTTGGTGCGGCCGACCAGCGCCGCGCCGCTCTCGCGCAGCCGGCGCACCACCGTGGCATCGGCTGTGGCCGCCAGCGCATCGCTGCGCACCGGCGAGCCGGCGCGCGAGGCTTCGCCGGCGATGTTGAACAGGTCCTTGACCGAGACCGGCAGGCCCGCCAGCGGATGCAGCGGCTTGCCCGCCAGGCCGGCCGCGTCCGCGGCCTTGGCCACCTGGGTTGCCGCGTCGAAGGTGGTGTGCAGGAACACGGCGTTGGCGGCCGGCTGCTGCGCGTGCTGCGCAGCCTGGGCGATGACGTCGGCACGAGAGATCGCGCCATCGCGAAGTTTTGTCTGTAATGTCTGGATATCCGTGGGCATTGGGTTCGCGATCAATCGCGCTCAGGAGGGGTCGGATCGAGTCTATCCAGTGCGCCGGCGCTACGCAACCAGCCCAAGGCGGGGCGCGCCAGCGTCCCCGCGATAGTGCGCAACCCGCATTTCCCGCCCTTTTTTCGTGCAGAATCCACGGTGACATCCCCGATGTTTTGCTTGGATTTATTTTGTGTTTATCCTCATAATTTGTTAATAAACTGTCAAGCCAAATATGGTGGGCGGGACATCGGGGATACACCTAGTCATCCTTGTCATGTCGTGCGCACACCAACCCATGAAAGGAGTGAAGACATGGCACGTAAGCCAGCAACCGAGCCAGTAACCGAGCCATTAACCGCCGCTGGCGCCGAGGGCCGCGACGCATCCGCCAGATCCGCGGCCAGCGCGCTGGTACGCCCATCCGGCCCCAATATCGTTTCATCTTCGCACCTGGTGTCCGAGCGCAGCCCGGAGTTGTCGGAGTTCGAGTTCGGCCTGAACACGGCCTACAACGCCTACAGCCGCTGGGTAGTGCGCTGCATGGGCGCCTCCGGCGTGCGCGACCTGACCTTCCTGGACGTGCTGGTGCTGCATCACGTCAACCACCGGGCGCGCCCCAAGCGGCTCGCCGATATCTGCTTCGTGCTTAATGTCGAAGACACCCACCTGGTCACCTACGCGCTCAAGAAGCTGCAGGGCCTGGCGCTGGTGGAGGGCGAACGCGTCGGCAAGGAAGCCACCTACATCACCACGCCCGCCGGCACGCAGGCTTGCGCCCGCTACCGCGAGATCCGCGAGCAATGCCTGACCAGCAATTTCTCCGCCGGCAGTGCCGAGAACGTGGAGATCGGCGAGCTGGCACGGCTGCTGCGGGTGCTGACCGGCCTGTACGAGCAGGCCGCGCGCTCGGCGACCTCCCTGTAGCTGCAGCAAGGACGCTGCGTTCGGCCGGCCTGCACCTCGGCCGCTCTGCCGCATGAGCGCCCGCTTTATCCCCGACATTTTCACCACGCCAAACAAGGAAGTCCCGCATGTCGCTGTCGCTGCCATCCTCCGCTGCCGTTGTTTCGGACCGTCGCCGCTGGCAATTCTGGATCGATCGCGGCGGCACCTTCACCGATGTGGTGGGGCTCCAGCCGGACGGCACGGTAGTCACGCACAAGCTGCTGTCCGAGAACCCGGAGCAGTACACCGATGCCGCCGTGGCCGGCATCCGCCACCTGCTCGGGCTGGCGCCCGGCGAGCCGGTCACGCCGGCGCAGGTGGAAGTGGTGAAGATGGGCACCACTGTTGCGACCAATGCCTTGCTGGAGCGCAAGGGCGAGCCGGTGGCGCTGTTCATCACGCGCGGCTTTCGCGATGCGCTGCGCATCGCTTACCAGAACCGGCCGCGCCTGTTCGACCTGAACATCGTGCTGCCGGAGCTGCTCTACCGCGAAGTGGTGGAAGTGGGCGAGCGCCTGGATGCGCAGGGCGAATTGGTGACGCCGCTCGACGAGGCCGCGCTGCGCGCCGATATGCGGCGCGTGTTCGACAGCGGCATCCGCGCCATTGCCATCGTCTTCCTGCACGGCTACCGGCAGGCGGCGCACGAGCAGGCGGCCGCGCGCATCGCCCGCGAAACCGGCTTTACGCAGATTTCCGTCTCGCACCAGGTGTCGCCGCTGATGAAGCTGGTGTCGCGTGGCGATACCACGGTGGTGGACGCCTACCTGTCGCCGATCCTGCGCCGCTATGTCGAGCAAGTCGAGCAGCAGATGCCGGGCGTGCGCCTGCAGTTCATGCAGAGCAGCGGCGGCCTGACCGACGCGCACCGCTTCCAGGGCAAGGACGCCATCCTGTCCGGCCCGGCCGGCGGCATCGTCGGCATGGTGCGCTCGTCGCAGAGCGCGGGCTTCGGGCGCATCATCGGCTTTGACATGGGCGGCACGTCGACCGACGTCTCGCACTTCAACGGCAACCATCCCAACGATTTCGAGCGCGTGTTCGAGACCAGCGTGGCGGGTGTGCGCATGCGCGCGCCGATGATGAGCATCCACACGGTCGCCGCGGGCGGCGGCTCCATCCTGCACTTCGACGGCAGCCGCTTCCGCGTTGGTCCCGATTCGGCCGGCGCCAACCCGGGGCCGGCCAGCTACCGGCGCGGCGGCCCGCTGGCGGTGACCGACTGCAACGTCATGCTCGGCAAGATCCAGCCACGGCATTTCCCCGCGGTGTTCGGGCCGCGTGCCGATGCCGCGCTGGACCGCGGCACGGTGGTGGCCAAGTTCGAGGCGCTGGCGCAAGCGGTAACGGAAGCGACCGGCGATCAACGCAGCGCCGAGCAGGTGGCCGAAGGCTTTATCGAGATCGCGGTCGGCAATATGGCCAACGCCATCAAGCAGATCTCCGTGCAGCGCGGCCACGACGTGACGGGCTACACGCTGACCACCTTCGGCGGCGCCGGCGGGCAGCATGCCTGCCTGGTGGCGGACGCCCTCGGCATGCAGACCGTGTTCGTGCATCCGCTGGCCGGCGTGCTGTCGGCCTACGGCATGGGCCTGGCCGACCGCACCGCCATGCGCGAGCGTGCCGTGGAGACGCGCCTGGACGACAGCGCGCTGCCCGGCCTGCAAGCCACGCTCGATGCGCTGGCAAGCGAAGCGCGGCAGGAACTGCTGGAGCAGGAGGTCGCCGAGGCGCAGATCGATGTGGTGCGCCGCGCGCATCTGCGCTATGAGGGTACCGACTCGGCGCTGGTTGTGCCGTTCGGCACCCTGGCCGCCATGCAGGCGGCGTTCGATGCCGCCTATCGCCAGCGCTATGCCTTCCTGATGCAGGGCAAGCCGCTGGTCGTGGAGGCACTGTCGGTGGAAGCCATCGGCAGCAGCGAGCCGCCCGAGGAAAGACTGCCCGACCCGCAGCCGCGCACCGGCGGCCCTGTGCCGGCGGAACAGGTCCGCATGTTCAGCGGCGGCTCCTGGCACGACACGGGCCTGTTCCCGCGCGACACGCTGCGCCCCGGCGACGTGCTGCCGGGCCCG from Cupriavidus sp. D39 includes the following:
- a CDS encoding hydantoinase B/oxoprolinase family protein, with product MSLSLPSSAAVVSDRRRWQFWIDRGGTFTDVVGLQPDGTVVTHKLLSENPEQYTDAAVAGIRHLLGLAPGEPVTPAQVEVVKMGTTVATNALLERKGEPVALFITRGFRDALRIAYQNRPRLFDLNIVLPELLYREVVEVGERLDAQGELVTPLDEAALRADMRRVFDSGIRAIAIVFLHGYRQAAHEQAAARIARETGFTQISVSHQVSPLMKLVSRGDTTVVDAYLSPILRRYVEQVEQQMPGVRLQFMQSSGGLTDAHRFQGKDAILSGPAGGIVGMVRSSQSAGFGRIIGFDMGGTSTDVSHFNGNHPNDFERVFETSVAGVRMRAPMMSIHTVAAGGGSILHFDGSRFRVGPDSAGANPGPASYRRGGPLAVTDCNVMLGKIQPRHFPAVFGPRADAALDRGTVVAKFEALAQAVTEATGDQRSAEQVAEGFIEIAVGNMANAIKQISVQRGHDVTGYTLTTFGGAGGQHACLVADALGMQTVFVHPLAGVLSAYGMGLADRTAMRERAVETRLDDSALPGLQATLDALASEARQELLEQEVAEAQIDVVRRAHLRYEGTDSALVVPFGTLAAMQAAFDAAYRQRYAFLMQGKPLVVEALSVEAIGSSEPPEERLPDPQPRTGGPVPAEQVRMFSGGSWHDTGLFPRDTLRPGDVLPGPAIIAERNATTVVEPGWQAELTARDHLVLTRAVPRPQRRAMGTDADPVMLEVFNNLFMSIAEQMGQRLQNTAYSVNIKERLDFSCAIFDAGGNLIANAPHMPVHLGSMGESIKTVIARNAGHMADGDVYVLNDPYNGGTHLPDVTVITPVFDEAGEEILFYVGSRGHHADIGGITPGSMPPDSTVVEEEGVMIDNFPLVKAGVLDDAGMRALLAGARYPARNIDQNMADLRAQVAANAKGVEELRKMVVQFGLPVVRAYMGHVQDNAEEAVRRVITALKDGAYRYPLDNGAEIQVRVTVDQARREAVVDFTGTSAQLPNNFNAPRAVCMAAVLYVFRTLVNEDIPLNAGCLKPINVIIPEGSMLNPRYPASVVSGNVETSSCITNALYGALGVAAASQGTMNNFTFGNARYQYYETISGGSGAGQGFNGCDVVQTNMTNSRLTDPEVLEWRFPVRLESYEIRPGSGGAGQWHGGNGGIRKVRFLEPMTASILSNNRLHAPFGMAGGEPGAMGRNYVVRGDGTEQALGHVGRCEMAAGDIFVVETPGGGGYGKV
- a CDS encoding winged helix DNA-binding protein, with the protein product MARKPATEPVTEPLTAAGAEGRDASARSAASALVRPSGPNIVSSSHLVSERSPELSEFEFGLNTAYNAYSRWVVRCMGASGVRDLTFLDVLVLHHVNHRARPKRLADICFVLNVEDTHLVTYALKKLQGLALVEGERVGKEATYITTPAGTQACARYREIREQCLTSNFSAGSAENVEIGELARLLRVLTGLYEQAARSATSL